From a region of the Lactuca sativa cultivar Salinas chromosome 4, Lsat_Salinas_v11, whole genome shotgun sequence genome:
- the LOC111917763 gene encoding protein ALP1-like — protein sequence MGESPDTMDNYMRMSERTARETLYTLSRGVVETFGDVYLRKSSLHDLQELYAAHEERHGFPGMIGSIDCTHWKWKKYSVAWKGKYASCHHGSPSLVLEAVASQDLWIWHTFFGVAGSNNDINVLDQSPIFDDLLNGKTLDVPFTVNGNEYKYGYYLTDGIYPQYSTFMKAFRHPIEERDIFFKRRQKGARKDVERAFGVLKAKWHIVEHAARPLDLETLRYIMYAFIIMHNMVVEDKGRNIAHYIPTELRHVQFQPGTADYLHRVVDIQDANKHKQLRKDVADYIFYDNNNDNE from the coding sequence ATGGGGGAGTCACCCGACACCATGGACAACTATATGAGAATGTCCGAAAGAACCGCAAGGGAGACTTTGTATACATTGTCAAGGGGTGTTGTTGAAACATTTGGAGACGTGTATTTGCGGAAATCCTCATTGCATGATTTGCAAGAATTGTATGCGGCGCATGAAGAACGCCATGGGTTTCCCGGAATGATCGGAAGCATTGATTGCACACACTGGAAATGGAAAAAATATTCGGTAGCATGGAAAGGGAAATACGCAAGTTGTCATCACGGATCACCTTCGTTGGTTTTAGAGGCTGTTGCTTCtcaagatttatggatttggcATACATTTTTTGGGGTTGCGGGTTCCAACAACGACATCAACGTTCTTGATCAGTCGCCAATATTCGACGATCTTTTGAATGGAAAGACCCTGGATGTTCCTTTCACGGTGAATGGAAacgaatacaaatatgggtattacCTTACAGATGGAATATATCCTCAGTATTCCACATTCATGAAGGCATTCCGCCACCCGATTGAAGAACGAGACATATTTTTTAAAAGAAGACAAAAAGGAGCACGTAAGGATGTGGAACGTGCTTTTGGAGTGCTGAAGGCGAAGTGGCATATAGTCGAACATGCAGCACGACCATTGGATTTAGAAACTCTACGATATATCATGTATGCATttatcataatgcataacatggtaGTAGAAGATAAAGGGCGAAATATTGCACACTATATCCCAACGGAGCTCAGACACGTTCAGTTTCAACCAGGAACAGCGGATTATTTGCATCGCGTTGTTGACATTCAGGACGCAAATAAACACAAACAACTTCGAAAAGACGTGGCGGATTATATCTTCTATGATAACAATAACGATAACGAATAg